The Chryseobacterium indicum genome includes a window with the following:
- a CDS encoding HAL/PAL/TAL family ammonia-lyase, with product MKINNFLELSDFKKVIINNEKIELDDTLLARVDESFQFLKEFSKNKVIYGVNTGFGPMAQFKISDEDTHQLQYNLIRSHSSGIGNPLPADEAKACMLARLNTLSLGKSGVHYSVVNLLKELINRDVTPLIFEHGGVGASGDLVQLAHLALVLIGEGEVFYKGERKSTKEVFETENLQPIQVEIREGLALMNGTSVMSGIGVVNAHKANQLTDISIKLSCAINEIVQAYDDHLSEVLNGTKLHEGQQKIAQKMRAHLSDSKLIRKRADHLYTHFEEQEKVFKEKVQEYYSLRCVPQILGPVLDTLEYTEKVLENEINSANDNPIINVEDQHVYHGGNFHGDYISLEMDKLKIVVTKLTMLAERQLNYLLNSKINEILPPFVNLGKLGFNFGMQGVQFTATSTTAESQMLSNPMYVHSIPNNNDNQDIVSMGTNAAVICRKVIENAFEVLTIESITIVQAIEYLGFQDKISSATKELYDEIRKIIPAFSDDMVMYPYLEEVKKYLKTKYYEI from the coding sequence ATGAAAATAAATAACTTTTTAGAACTGAGTGACTTTAAGAAAGTCATCATCAACAATGAAAAAATAGAACTGGATGATACACTTCTTGCCAGAGTGGATGAGAGTTTTCAGTTTTTAAAAGAATTTTCAAAAAATAAAGTAATATATGGAGTGAACACGGGTTTCGGACCCATGGCGCAGTTCAAGATCAGCGATGAAGATACCCACCAGCTTCAGTATAACTTAATCAGAAGCCATTCTTCGGGGATCGGAAATCCGCTTCCTGCAGACGAAGCAAAAGCCTGTATGCTGGCAAGACTGAATACCTTATCATTAGGAAAATCTGGGGTTCATTATTCTGTAGTAAATTTACTTAAAGAATTAATAAACAGAGATGTTACGCCGCTTATTTTTGAACACGGAGGAGTTGGAGCAAGCGGAGATCTGGTTCAGTTGGCGCATCTTGCGTTGGTATTAATTGGGGAAGGAGAAGTTTTCTACAAAGGAGAAAGAAAATCAACAAAGGAAGTTTTTGAAACAGAAAACTTACAGCCGATTCAGGTAGAAATCCGTGAAGGATTAGCTTTGATGAACGGAACTTCCGTGATGTCCGGAATTGGAGTCGTTAATGCGCATAAAGCGAATCAGTTAACTGATATTTCAATCAAATTATCTTGTGCGATCAACGAAATTGTTCAGGCGTACGACGATCATTTATCTGAAGTGCTGAACGGAACCAAACTTCACGAAGGACAGCAGAAAATTGCACAAAAAATGCGTGCTCATTTGTCCGACAGTAAATTAATCAGAAAAAGAGCAGATCATTTATATACTCACTTTGAAGAGCAGGAAAAGGTTTTCAAAGAAAAGGTTCAGGAATATTATTCTTTACGATGTGTTCCTCAGATTTTGGGACCTGTTTTAGATACGTTGGAATATACTGAGAAAGTATTGGAAAACGAGATCAATTCAGCGAACGATAATCCGATCATCAATGTAGAAGATCAGCATGTTTATCACGGCGGAAACTTCCACGGAGATTACATTTCCCTTGAAATGGACAAGCTGAAAATTGTGGTTACGAAATTAACGATGTTGGCAGAAAGACAGCTTAATTATTTACTGAATTCTAAAATCAACGAAATTTTGCCTCCGTTTGTTAATTTAGGTAAATTAGGATTCAATTTCGGGATGCAGGGTGTTCAGTTTACAGCAACTTCTACGACGGCAGAAAGCCAGATGTTATCCAACCCGATGTATGTTCACAGTATACCTAACAATAATGATAATCAGGATATTGTAAGCATGGGAACCAATGCAGCGGTGATCTGCAGAAAAGTAATCGAAAATGCATTCGAGGTATTGACTATTGAATCGATTACCATTGTTCAGGCAATAGAATATCTTGGTTTTCAGGATAAAATTTCATCGGCAACCAAAGAATTGTACGATGAAATAAGAAAGATTATTCCTGCGTTTTCTGATGATATGGTGATGTATCCTTATCTGGAAGAAGTAAAGAAATATTTAAAGACAAAATATTATGAAATCTAA
- the fabG gene encoding 3-oxoacyl-ACP reductase FabG encodes MKCAIVTGGSRGIGRAICIKLAEEKNYHILINYTSNEAAAKETLAKVEELGSTGEILKFDVGNAEETQKVLTEWQENNPKSVVEVIVNNAGITRDGLFMWMPSEDWNAVINTSLNGFFNVTNFFIQKLLRNKYGRIINMVSVSGVKGTAGQTNYSAAKGALVGATKALAQEVAKRNITVNAVAPGFIKTDMTQEFNEDELKAMIPANRFGEAEEVADLVAFLASKKSSYITGEVININGGIYS; translated from the coding sequence ATGAAATGTGCAATCGTCACAGGAGGCTCAAGAGGAATCGGAAGAGCCATCTGTATAAAACTGGCTGAAGAAAAAAACTATCATATCTTAATCAACTACACTTCAAACGAAGCGGCAGCTAAAGAAACGTTAGCTAAAGTTGAAGAATTGGGATCTACCGGAGAAATTTTGAAATTTGACGTAGGAAATGCCGAAGAAACCCAAAAAGTTTTAACAGAATGGCAGGAAAATAATCCTAAATCCGTTGTTGAGGTGATCGTAAACAATGCCGGAATTACAAGAGACGGATTGTTCATGTGGATGCCGAGTGAAGACTGGAACGCGGTAATTAACACCAGTTTAAATGGCTTTTTCAACGTGACGAATTTCTTTATCCAGAAACTGCTACGCAATAAATACGGCAGAATCATCAATATGGTTTCTGTTTCCGGAGTGAAAGGAACGGCAGGACAGACCAATTATTCTGCGGCGAAAGGTGCTTTGGTAGGAGCTACAAAAGCGCTGGCTCAGGAAGTGGCGAAAAGAAACATCACCGTAAACGCGGTTGCACCGGGATTCATAAAAACAGACATGACGCAGGAATTCAATGAAGACGAATTAAAAGCAATGATTCCTGCAAACCGATTCGGGGAAGCAGAAGAAGTGGCAGATTTAGTCGCATTTTTAGCGTCTAAAAAGTCATCGTACATTACAGGCGAAGTCATCAATATTAACGGAGGAATTTACTCATAA
- a CDS encoding beta-ketoacyl-[acyl-carrier-protein] synthase family protein encodes MENRVVITGMGIYSCIGTSLEEVKESLFQGKSGIHLVDERKEFGFRSGLTGVVPKPDLKNLLSRRQRVSMGEESEYAYIATLDALQQANIDQDFLDKNEVGILYGNDSVSKAVVESIDIAREKKDTTLMGSGAIFKSMNSTVTMNLSTIFKLRGINLTISAACASGSHSLGLAYMMIKNGFQEMIICGGAQETNKYSMASFDGLGVFSVRENEPTKASRPFDKDRDGLIPSGGAATLIVESLESAQKRGANIIAEIVGYGFSSNGGHISTPNVDGPALAMDRALKQSGLSATDIDYINAHATSTPIGDANEAKAIYEIFGSEVPVSSTKSMTGHECWMAGASEVIYSILMMQNDFVAPNINLENPDDEAKRINLVAETKSQKIDVFLSNSFGFGGTNSALIVKKFN; translated from the coding sequence ATGGAAAATAGGGTTGTCATTACCGGAATGGGAATTTATTCCTGCATCGGAACTTCTTTGGAAGAGGTGAAAGAATCTTTATTTCAGGGAAAATCCGGAATTCATTTAGTAGACGAAAGAAAAGAATTTGGTTTCAGATCGGGATTAACGGGCGTAGTTCCGAAGCCGGATCTCAAAAATCTTCTCAGCCGCAGACAACGCGTAAGCATGGGCGAAGAAAGCGAATATGCCTACATCGCAACACTTGATGCTTTACAACAGGCAAATATAGACCAGGATTTTTTAGATAAGAACGAAGTCGGAATTTTATATGGAAACGACAGTGTTTCCAAGGCGGTGGTAGAATCTATTGACATTGCGAGAGAGAAAAAAGATACAACGTTAATGGGTTCAGGAGCTATCTTTAAATCCATGAATTCTACCGTTACCATGAACCTTTCGACCATTTTTAAACTGAGAGGAATCAATTTAACCATCAGTGCAGCCTGCGCAAGCGGATCTCATTCTTTGGGATTGGCTTATATGATGATTAAAAACGGTTTTCAGGAGATGATTATCTGCGGAGGAGCACAGGAAACCAATAAATATTCAATGGCGAGTTTTGATGGATTAGGCGTTTTTTCAGTACGCGAAAATGAACCCACAAAAGCATCAAGACCTTTTGATAAAGACAGAGACGGATTAATTCCGAGTGGAGGAGCAGCAACTTTAATTGTTGAAAGTTTAGAATCTGCCCAAAAAAGAGGAGCCAATATCATCGCGGAAATTGTCGGGTATGGATTTTCTTCCAACGGAGGACATATTTCCACTCCAAATGTAGACGGACCTGCTTTAGCAATGGATCGCGCTTTGAAACAATCCGGATTATCGGCAACAGATATCGATTATATTAATGCTCATGCGACGTCAACGCCAATTGGTGATGCCAATGAAGCAAAAGCCATTTACGAAATTTTCGGAAGCGAAGTTCCCGTGAGTTCTACAAAATCAATGACCGGTCATGAATGCTGGATGGCAGGTGCGAGTGAAGTTATTTATTCTATTCTGATGATGCAGAACGATTTCGTAGCCCCGAATATCAATCTGGAAAATCCTGATGATGAGGCGAAAAGGATAAATTTGGTTGCTGAAACAAAAAGTCAAAAAATTGATGTATTTTTGTCGAATTCTTTCGGATTTGGGGGAACCAACTCCGCATTAATTGTTAAAAAATTTAATTAA
- a CDS encoding acyl carrier protein, whose protein sequence is MEREKIVAVANDFLINEFEVDGDEISNDANFKKTLGLDSLDYIDLVVVIESNFGVKLGEADFKNIVTFDDFYTVIENKITEKSL, encoded by the coding sequence ATGGAAAGGGAAAAAATTGTTGCTGTTGCCAACGACTTTTTAATCAACGAATTTGAAGTAGACGGCGATGAAATAAGCAATGATGCAAACTTTAAAAAAACACTGGGTTTGGACAGCTTAGATTATATTGATCTTGTGGTAGTTATCGAATCTAATTTCGGAGTGAAATTAGGCGAAGCAGACTTCAAAAATATAGTGACTTTTGACGATTTCTATACCGTGATCGAAAACAAGATTACTGAAAAAAGCCTATAA
- a CDS encoding lipid A biosynthesis acyltransferase, translated as MNKWKGKSKGTILGYKIFVWCIRNIGIRSSYVVLYFVAFYYFLFEKNSNKYYRYYFSERLKYGFWKTKISLFKSYFTFGTVLIDKTAISAGLRDKYTYEFDGIENLRNLLAEKKGGVLISAHIGNFEIAEHFFADIDFDCQINLVTTDQEVTVIKEYLESVSVKASSIKFIYVKEDMSHIFDINEALSKNELICFTGDRYFEGSKFLEGELLGKTAKFPAGPFLIASRLGVPVVYVYVMKEKNLHYHLYARVAQNVKKRDAQGLLNSYTQNLESMIRKYPLQWFNYFDFWDDIN; from the coding sequence ATGAACAAATGGAAAGGTAAATCTAAAGGGACGATTCTGGGCTATAAAATTTTCGTCTGGTGCATTAGAAATATCGGGATCAGAAGTTCATATGTGGTGCTTTACTTTGTTGCGTTCTATTATTTTTTGTTCGAAAAAAACAGCAACAAGTACTACCGTTATTATTTTTCAGAAAGACTGAAGTATGGCTTCTGGAAAACAAAAATTTCTTTATTCAAAAGCTATTTCACTTTCGGAACCGTGCTTATTGATAAAACTGCTATTTCAGCAGGATTGCGCGATAAATATACCTACGAATTTGATGGCATCGAAAACCTCAGAAATCTTTTAGCCGAAAAAAAAGGAGGAGTTCTCATCAGTGCGCACATCGGGAATTTTGAAATTGCCGAACATTTCTTTGCCGATATCGATTTCGACTGTCAGATCAATTTAGTGACAACAGATCAGGAAGTTACAGTCATCAAAGAATACCTTGAAAGTGTTTCTGTAAAAGCAAGCAGCATTAAATTTATCTACGTGAAAGAAGATATGTCCCATATTTTCGACATCAATGAAGCCTTGTCTAAAAACGAGCTCATTTGCTTTACCGGAGACCGTTATTTTGAAGGTTCTAAATTTTTAGAGGGCGAATTGCTGGGTAAAACAGCGAAATTTCCGGCAGGACCTTTTCTCATTGCTTCCAGATTGGGCGTTCCGGTTGTGTATGTGTATGTGATGAAAGAAAAAAATCTGCATTATCATTTGTACGCAAGAGTTGCCCAAAACGTCAAAAAACGAGATGCACAGGGACTTTTGAACTCTTACACCCAAAATCTCGAATCCATGATCCGAAAATATCCGCTTCAATGGTTCAATTATTTTGATTTTTGGGACGATATTAATTAA
- a CDS encoding phytoene desaturase family protein, whose amino-acid sequence MKKTFDILVIGSGLGGLVSALVLAKEGLKVCVLEKNNQYGGNLQTFSRDKLIFDTGVHYLGGLSKGQNLHQYFSYLEIMEELQLHKMDENGYDKITFGNDETEYPHAQGYGNFVEKLSKYFPEEKDNLEDYCEEIQRVCSQFPRYNLVGKDNYNEEILHLNTKRFIESLTSNKKLQSVLLGSNFLYAGDSENVPFYVHALTVNSYIQSAYKCIKGGSQISKLLIRRLREYGAEVHKHAEVSEFIFNENNILSGVKTSGGKEYFAKKFISNIEIRTTLKLLGEERLKKSFLNRIVSWEPVPSCFSVYLVMKPQSFQNFNYNIYHFATEEMVWNAHRYQKEKWPETYMLSSTESKHNPGFAESLTAISYMDFQEVEEWKETFNTVADEHERGELYEKFKLEKAEKMIEALEKKFPDLRKSVKRFYTSSPLSYRDYIGSFNGNMYGYMKSSENPLKTMVSPRTKIDNLFLTGQSVNMHGILGCTIGAFNTCAEILGKELIDERLTQLINKNKGEK is encoded by the coding sequence TTGAAAAAAACGTTCGACATACTCGTAATCGGCAGCGGATTGGGCGGTCTTGTTTCTGCGCTTGTTCTGGCGAAGGAAGGTTTGAAGGTATGCGTTCTGGAGAAAAACAACCAGTACGGCGGAAATTTACAGACCTTTTCCCGTGACAAACTCATTTTCGATACCGGAGTTCACTATCTCGGCGGACTTTCCAAAGGGCAGAACCTTCATCAGTATTTTTCCTATCTGGAAATTATGGAAGAACTTCAGCTTCATAAGATGGACGAGAACGGCTACGACAAAATCACTTTCGGAAATGATGAAACCGAATATCCTCATGCACAAGGCTACGGAAATTTTGTTGAAAAATTATCAAAATACTTTCCCGAAGAAAAAGACAATTTAGAAGACTATTGTGAAGAAATTCAGAGAGTTTGCAGTCAGTTTCCCAGATACAATCTGGTGGGAAAAGACAATTATAACGAGGAAATCCTTCACTTAAATACCAAAAGATTTATTGAATCTTTAACCTCGAATAAAAAGCTGCAGTCCGTTTTATTGGGCTCTAATTTTTTATATGCAGGAGATTCTGAAAACGTTCCGTTTTACGTTCATGCACTTACCGTAAATTCTTATATTCAAAGTGCTTACAAATGCATAAAAGGAGGAAGCCAGATTTCAAAACTGCTGATTCGCAGGCTTCGTGAATATGGGGCAGAAGTACACAAACACGCTGAAGTTTCCGAATTTATTTTTAATGAAAACAATATTTTATCCGGAGTAAAAACTTCAGGAGGAAAAGAATATTTTGCGAAAAAATTCATCTCAAATATCGAAATTCGTACAACCCTGAAACTTCTTGGTGAAGAAAGGCTTAAAAAATCATTTTTAAACAGAATTGTAAGCTGGGAACCGGTTCCGTCATGTTTCAGCGTTTATCTTGTGATGAAGCCACAATCTTTTCAGAATTTCAATTATAATATCTACCATTTTGCTACTGAGGAAATGGTCTGGAATGCCCATCGTTATCAAAAAGAAAAGTGGCCTGAAACGTATATGCTTTCTTCAACAGAGTCAAAACATAATCCCGGTTTTGCAGAAAGTCTTACTGCTATTTCCTACATGGATTTTCAGGAAGTGGAAGAGTGGAAGGAAACTTTTAACACTGTTGCAGACGAACACGAAAGAGGAGAGTTATATGAAAAATTCAAGCTTGAAAAAGCTGAAAAAATGATCGAAGCTTTAGAAAAGAAATTCCCCGATCTAAGAAAATCGGTTAAGCGTTTTTATACGTCTTCACCGCTGTCTTATCGCGATTATATCGGAAGTTTTAACGGAAATATGTACGGTTACATGAAAAGTTCTGAAAATCCTCTGAAAACGATGGTTTCTCCACGCACGAAAATCGACAATCTTTTTCTTACGGGACAGTCTGTCAATATGCACGGAATTTTGGGCTGTACGATCGGCGCATTTAATACCTGCGCAGAAATTCTCGGAAAAGAGCTGATTGATGAAAGATTAACACAATTGATTAATAAAAATAAAGGTGAAAAATAG
- a CDS encoding C45 family autoproteolytic acyltransferase/hydolase, with the protein MKNSENDIPFVVIRNEMKWSEKSKLFFLRFFLRQNDKIQCFRNSGSLILIFLSLNLILFLNSCGIRKSIKHIPDVKQYSLDIPKVNKINDSTFSFNQNYLTKNKQQIWELYIQGNPLQLGYNNGALTQNLMQKQEEIFFSKIEEFVPSKFKQNLLRGFLKWYNRKMYLNVREDFQAEIYGMSQYSSDQYNFIAPKFLRSMYLHGAHDIGHAMQDLMMVGCTSLAVWNENTEDGNLLIGRNFDFYVGDDFAKNKIIEFVQPEDGIPYLSVTWAGMVGVVSGMNKEGIAVTINAGKSKIPLTAKTPISLVTREILQYARTIDEAIAIAKKRKVFVSESILVGSANDKNAVIIEVSPDNFGVYKVENTSSVFCTNHFQSEAYKNDKRNLKHIAESHSEYRYEKLQELLAENKKLNPEKMAAILREKSGLKGEKIGFGNEKAINQLIAHHAVIFAPQKKLVWVSANPYQLGEFVCYDLNEIFSDKRLKSGAFAKSELNIAKDPFLDSPEFKNYEQYKMMSEEMEKGIEGDVLLTDDFLSRYQSLNPDFWLVYYHAGKYYYSQKEYAKAKTEFEKALTKEITTVPDRENVEKYLRKTVKKLK; encoded by the coding sequence GTGAAAAATAGCGAAAATGATATACCGTTTGTTGTCATCCGGAACGAAATGAAATGGAGTGAAAAATCTAAATTGTTTTTTTTGAGATTCTTCCTTCGCCAGAATGACAAGATTCAATGTTTTCGAAATAGCGGATCTCTAATCTTAATTTTTCTCAGTCTAAACCTTATCCTTTTCCTCAACTCTTGCGGAATAAGAAAATCCATCAAACATATTCCCGATGTAAAACAATATTCGCTTGATATTCCGAAGGTTAATAAAATAAACGATTCTACCTTCAGTTTTAATCAGAATTATTTAACAAAAAATAAGCAGCAGATCTGGGAATTGTATATTCAGGGAAATCCTCTGCAATTAGGTTATAATAACGGAGCTTTAACCCAAAATCTGATGCAGAAACAGGAAGAAATTTTCTTTTCCAAAATTGAAGAATTTGTCCCGTCAAAATTTAAACAAAATTTACTGCGAGGTTTTCTGAAATGGTATAACCGTAAAATGTATCTTAATGTAAGGGAAGATTTTCAGGCAGAAATCTATGGAATGTCTCAATATTCTTCGGATCAATACAATTTCATCGCGCCAAAGTTTCTGCGAAGTATGTATTTGCACGGAGCGCACGACATTGGTCATGCCATGCAGGATTTAATGATGGTGGGTTGCACTTCTCTTGCGGTCTGGAATGAAAATACAGAAGATGGAAATCTGCTCATCGGTAGAAATTTCGACTTTTACGTGGGGGATGATTTTGCTAAAAATAAAATCATTGAATTCGTTCAGCCCGAAGACGGAATCCCTTATCTTTCTGTAACTTGGGCAGGAATGGTCGGTGTAGTTTCAGGGATGAACAAAGAAGGAATTGCCGTTACGATTAACGCCGGAAAATCTAAAATTCCACTAACAGCAAAAACTCCGATTTCTCTGGTGACAAGGGAAATTTTGCAATATGCCAGAACCATTGATGAAGCGATTGCCATTGCGAAAAAGAGAAAAGTCTTCGTTTCGGAATCTATTCTGGTCGGAAGTGCGAATGATAAGAATGCGGTGATTATTGAAGTTTCTCCGGATAATTTTGGTGTTTATAAAGTGGAAAATACAAGCAGTGTTTTCTGTACCAATCATTTTCAGTCGGAGGCTTATAAAAATGATAAAAGAAATCTGAAGCATATTGCGGAAAGCCATTCAGAATACCGCTACGAAAAGCTGCAGGAACTTTTAGCGGAAAATAAAAAGCTCAATCCCGAAAAAATGGCTGCGATTTTAAGAGAAAAATCCGGCTTGAAAGGAGAGAAGATCGGGTTTGGAAACGAAAAAGCCATCAATCAGCTTATTGCGCATCATGCTGTAATTTTTGCACCTCAGAAAAAACTGGTCTGGGTTTCTGCAAATCCTTATCAGTTGGGAGAATTTGTCTGTTATGATCTGAATGAAATTTTTTCGGATAAAAGATTAAAAAGCGGTGCGTTTGCAAAATCTGAACTGAATATTGCAAAAGATCCTTTCCTCGACTCTCCGGAATTTAAAAATTACGAACAGTACAAAATGATGAGTGAAGAAATGGAAAAGGGAATTGAAGGAGATGTTTTGCTCACCGACGATTTTCTGTCCCGTTATCAATCTTTAAATCCTGATTTCTGGCTTGTTTATTATCATGCCGGAAAATATTATTATAGTCAGAAAGAATATGCAAAAGCAAAAACAGAATTTGAAAAGGCTTTAACCAAAGAAATTACCACAGTTCCGGATAGAGAAAATGTGGAGAAATATCTGAGAAAAACAGTGAAAAAGCTGAAATAA
- a CDS encoding DUF2062 domain-containing protein, whose protein sequence is MNLSEVRNAISEKKICVLIPTYNNEKTLKRVIDGVLDYTEDIIVVNDGSTDATKEILRSYSHIEVIDLPENKGKGNGLKIGFRKAKELGYHYAITIDSDGQHYPDDIPVFVEALLNEKEDVLLIGNRNMSQNGIPKKSSFGNRFSNFWFWFETGIKLEDTQSGYRLYPLHKIPKKYFTPKFEFEIEIIVRTAWRHVPVKNVPVKVLYDPAERVSHFRPFKDFTRISILNTILVTITLLYIIPRNFVNNFKKKSIKRFIKEDVLESDGSNRIKAFSIALGVFVGFSPFWGFHTLIVISLAVLFKLNKVLAFFASNVSLPPFIPFIIAASLFLGSPFVHGDSNIFSQELNFDLVKNNLLQYVIGSFILATSASAILGVATFLFLNKVSPDTD, encoded by the coding sequence ATGAACCTTTCCGAAGTACGAAATGCAATCTCTGAAAAGAAAATTTGTGTTTTAATTCCTACTTATAACAATGAAAAAACTCTGAAAAGGGTAATCGACGGTGTTCTGGATTATACGGAAGACATTATTGTTGTAAATGACGGTTCTACGGATGCTACGAAAGAGATTTTAAGAAGCTATTCTCACATCGAAGTTATTGATTTACCGGAGAATAAAGGAAAAGGAAATGGTTTAAAAATTGGCTTTAGAAAGGCTAAAGAACTCGGTTATCATTACGCCATTACGATTGATTCCGACGGACAGCATTATCCGGATGATATTCCTGTTTTTGTGGAGGCTTTGCTGAATGAAAAGGAAGATGTTTTATTGATTGGGAACCGAAATATGTCTCAGAACGGAATTCCGAAGAAAAGCAGTTTCGGAAACCGTTTCTCTAATTTCTGGTTTTGGTTTGAAACCGGAATCAAGCTTGAAGACACCCAATCCGGCTATCGATTATATCCTTTACACAAAATTCCCAAGAAATATTTTACACCAAAATTTGAATTTGAAATTGAAATTATTGTAAGAACTGCGTGGAGACACGTTCCGGTTAAAAATGTCCCGGTGAAGGTGCTTTACGATCCCGCGGAAAGAGTTTCTCATTTCAGACCTTTTAAAGATTTTACGAGGATCAGTATTCTGAATACTATTCTGGTTACCATTACTTTACTTTATATTATTCCGCGAAACTTCGTGAATAATTTCAAAAAAAAAAGCATTAAAAGATTCATAAAAGAAGATGTTCTGGAAAGTGACGGAAGCAACAGGATTAAAGCTTTTTCGATTGCTCTAGGCGTTTTTGTGGGCTTTTCTCCGTTCTGGGGATTTCATACGCTGATTGTAATTTCTCTGGCTGTATTATTCAAGCTGAATAAAGTGCTCGCTTTTTTTGCCTCCAATGTAAGTTTACCGCCTTTTATTCCCTTCATTATTGCCGCTTCGCTTTTTCTGGGTTCTCCTTTTGTGCATGGAGACAGCAATATTTTCAGTCAGGAATTAAATTTCGATCTGGTGAAAAATAATCTTTTGCAGTACGTTATCGGAAGCTTTATTCTGGCAACTTCTGCATCAGCAATTTTAGGTGTTGCGACTTTTCTTTTCCTGAATAAAGTAAGTCCTGATACAGACTAA
- a CDS encoding 3-hydroxyacyl-ACP dehydratase produces MQTILTDFYTLQSYEKTENGSFTAQISLNKDHDIFKGHFPGNPVTPGVCMMQIVKELTEEFTGSSLFLKTASNVKFMAIINPFETPDLKIQLDITENEGDVKVKNTTSFGETIALKMSVNYQKLTK; encoded by the coding sequence ATGCAGACAATACTTACAGACTTTTATACGTTACAATCCTACGAAAAGACGGAAAACGGAAGTTTCACAGCGCAGATTTCCCTGAATAAAGATCACGATATTTTTAAGGGACATTTTCCGGGAAATCCTGTAACACCGGGAGTTTGTATGATGCAGATCGTGAAGGAACTTACGGAAGAATTTACCGGATCTTCATTATTTTTAAAAACGGCATCGAATGTAAAGTTTATGGCAATCATCAATCCTTTTGAAACTCCGGATCTTAAAATTCAGCTCGATATTACTGAAAATGAAGGAGATGTAAAAGTAAAGAACACGACTTCTTTTGGCGAGACTATTGCATTAAAAATGTCGGTAAATTATCAAAAATTGACAAAATGA
- a CDS encoding outer membrane beta-barrel protein: MKTKIFALLILISGFLSAQVTFNPGIRAGVNFANLTNRSNETFYLHEDENPEKVTHTSLKTVTDFYIGLQGNIRFTERYALQPEVNYSRQGTNLQYTTENGVLPEKRLHYNFIGVQLTNKIYIKNFSVFAGPFLDLAVGENNSGLDLGFSGGLGYDIFKNLGVEVRIKKGFASMLGHENSSFLFSNSNMVFQIGGYYTFHFKK, from the coding sequence ATGAAAACAAAGATTTTTGCCTTGCTGATTCTGATCTCCGGATTTTTATCAGCTCAGGTTACTTTCAATCCCGGAATAAGAGCGGGAGTAAATTTTGCCAATCTTACGAACCGAAGCAATGAAACCTTTTATCTTCATGAAGATGAAAATCCGGAAAAAGTAACTCATACAAGCCTGAAAACAGTAACAGATTTTTATATTGGATTACAGGGAAACATTAGATTTACAGAACGTTATGCTTTGCAACCGGAAGTAAACTATTCCAGACAGGGAACCAATTTACAGTACACTACAGAAAACGGAGTTCTTCCGGAAAAAAGACTGCATTATAATTTTATCGGAGTTCAGCTTACAAATAAAATTTATATCAAAAATTTCAGTGTTTTTGCCGGTCCGTTTCTGGATTTGGCTGTCGGCGAAAACAATTCCGGACTCGATCTTGGTTTTTCTGGGGGGCTTGGTTATGATATTTTTAAAAATCTGGGGGTTGAAGTAAGAATTAAAAAAGGTTTTGCATCAATGCTGGGTCACGAAAATTCCTCCTTTCTGTTTTCCAATTCCAATATGGTTTTTCAGATTGGCGGTTATTACACGTTCCATTTTAAGAAATAG